CGACGGCACTCCGGCGCCCATTATCGAGGTGTCGGGACGCACCTACCCGGTAGAGATTCGCTACCGGCCCCTCGAAACCGAACAAGGCGGCCGGCTCGTAGAACAGGACCCGCTCGACGGGTTGTGTGACGCCATCGAGGAACTCATGGCCGAGGGCCCCGGGGATATTCTGTGCTTCTTTCCCGGCGAGCGCGACATCCGCGACGCCATGGAAGCCATCGCCGCCCGACGTTGGCGCGGTGTCGAAGCCACCCCCCTGTTCGGTCGGCTTTCCAACCAGGAGCAGCACCGCGTCTTCTCTCCCCACGCCGGGCGTCGGATTGTTCTAGCCACCAACATCGCTGAGACGTCGTTGACCGTCCCCGGTATCCACTACGTCGTTGACACTGGCACGGCCCGGATTTCTCGCTATTCCACGCGCACTAAGGTCCAGCGCCTGCCCATCGAAGCGATCTCTCAGGCCAGCGCCAACCAGCGCTCCGGGCGCTGTGGCCGCGTGGCCGACGGCATCGCCATCCGTCTGTACTCCGAGGAGGACTTTGCTTCCCGCCCGGAATTCACTGATCCCGAGATTCTCCGCACGAACCTGGCCAGTGTCATCCTTCAGATGATTTCCTTGCGCCTCGGCGCCGTGGAGGACTTCCCCTTCGTCCAACCCCCAGAGGCCAAGGCGGTGCGCGACGGCCTGCTGCTCCTGCGAGAGCTCGGTGCCTTAACGCCCGAAGAATCCCACGGGTTGCCGGTGCTCACCCGCATCGGCCGTGACCTGGCCCGCCTCCCCGTTGACCCGCGCATGGCCCGCATGTTGGTCGAGGCTGACCGGCGTGGCGTGACCGCAGACGTCATGGTGCTCGTCGCCGCGATGACCATCCAAGACGTGCGCGAACGCCCTCTGGAGAAGCAGGCGCAGGCGGACCAAGCCCATGCGCGGTTCAAAGATCCACAATCAGACTTCCTCGCCACGCTGAAACTGTGGGACTACATCGACGCCTCGCGAGACGACCTCTCCGGCAACGCGTTCCGCAAACGGATGAAAAACGAATACCTCCATTACATGCGCATCCGGGAGTGGTATGACCTGGTTCGCCAGCTGCGCGACGTCACCCGCTCCATGGGGTGGCAGGCGCGGCAGAACCAGTCGGTGAACCGGGATGCCGAGTCGATCCACCGAAGCCTGCTCAGCGGGCTGTTGTCCAACATCGGCGCCCGGGATGACCGCGAGGCCTCCCCCGCGCGCTCGGGGAACAAAAAACCCAAGGCCGGCCGGGAGTATCAGGGACCGCGGGGCACCCGTTTCATGATCTTCCCCGGTTCTTCCTTGGCCAAGAAGCCTCCCGAGTTTGTCATGGCTGGCGAGCTGGTGGAAACCTCCCGGCTGTGGGCCCGGGAGGTAGCCGCCATCGAGCCGGCATGGGTAGAGGAGCTGGCCGGGGACCTGATCCGACGGGTCTACAGCGAACCATCCTGGTCCCGCAAACAAGGAGCAGCTATCGCCCACGAAAAGGCGATGCTCTACGGAGTGACGATCTACGCAGACCGCACCGTGCCCTACCACCGCGTCGATGCGCCCGCCGCCCGGGACATGTTCATCCGTCACGCCCTCGTCGAGGGCGATTGGAGCACCCACCACAGCTTCTATCGAGACAACCAGCAGGCACTCACCGACGCCGCAGCGCTGGAGGACAAGGCCCGTCGCCGGGGTCTCGTCGCCGATGAGGACAGCCTCTTCGAGTTCTACGACCGCCGCATCCCGCCCACAGTCACCACCGCTGCCCACTTCAATTCGTGGTGGAAGAAACAGCAGCACAAGGACCCGGACCTGTTGCGCTTTGATCCGCAGGCACTGCTGTCTGAGGAAGCCGACGCCGTCACCGAGGAAGCTTTCCCCGATACTTGGCGCGCCGGGTCGGTCCCTTTTGAGCTGACGTATGTCTTCGAACCCGGTGATCCCCGGGACGGCGTCACCGTGCGAATCCCCGTGCCCATGCTGGCGGGAATCGACGCCGCCGATTTTGAATGGTTGGTTCCTGGTCTACGCGAGGAACTCCTCACCGAGCTCATCCGTAGCCTGCCGAAAGCGCTACGACGGTCCGTGGTGCCCGCACCAGACTTCGCCCGCCGAGCCGTCGACAAGCTCATCCCCTTCGAATCACCGATAACGACTCAACTCGCCGATGTCTTACGCGAACTTGGCGGATCTGGGATCAACGGCACCGACTTCCAACCAGCCAAGCTTCCGCCGCACCTGCGGATGACCTACGCGGCAGTGGATCGCCGCGGTCGCGTCATCGATTCCGACAAGGACCTCGACGCCCTCCGGGAGCGGCGTGAGCAGCAGATCCGCTCCTCCGTGAGTAAGGCGGCCCGCGTCGCCGAATCTGAGGTGGTCCGCACGTGGACGGCCGACAACCTCGGGGCGGTGCCTAAGACGGTGACGACTTCCGTCGACGGCCATCGCGTGGATGCCTATCCGGCACTGTCGATCACACACGACGGCGTGGAAGTGAAGGTCTTTCCCACCGAGGCCGCAGCAGAGCGTTCGCTGCTCACCGCCAATCTGACCATGCTCATGCGAGCGATCTCGGTCAACACCAATCAGATGGTTAAGGGGCTGCCTCTCAAACAGCGGGTAGCGGTAGACCGCTACCCCCATGGCGGGGCGGAGGGGCTCGTCGAGGACGCCCGGGTGGCGGCCATCCGGGATTCTATGCGGGCGCACGGCGGCCCGGTGCGCGATCCCGAGGCTTTCGAAACCCTGCGAGCCGCGGTGGCCCCGGATGTTCCGGGTCTCGTTCGCCAATCGGTGGTGAGCGTGGCAGGGGCTCTGGTGCTTTACCACCGGGTCCGCGAGGAGCTAGCGCGATGGACCGGGCCGGGAATCGACGATATGACAGCCCAGCTGGACTTCCTTCTGCCCGCACGGGCGATCACCGTGCACGGGATGGACAACCTCAAGCATCTGCCGCGCTACCTCCAGGCGATGAGCATGAGGCTCGACGACATGGGCCTCGACCCTGACCGGGACGCTGACCGCCAGGATGAGATAGACGAGGTGATCGCCTACCTGCGCGCAAAGCTCCGCGCTCTTCCTGCGGATCGGGCTAAGCAGCCAGCGGTCAAAAGGATTCTCTGGGACCTCCAGGAGCTCAGGGTGAGTTTGTTCGCGCAGCGGCTGGGCACGGCCCGCCAGGTGTCAGCCCGACGGGTGCGTAAGGCGATCGACGCGCTGTCCTAGACCTCGTCCCGGTGGTCGTGCCGACGCATGGCACGGATCTCGGCCTCGAAGTCCTTCGCGCTTTCGAAGGACTTGTACACCGATGCGAAGCGGAGATAGGCGACCTCGTCGAGCTTGCGCAGCGGTTCCAGCACCGCCAAGCCGATGTCATTGGCGTGGACAAGCGAGCTGCCCTTGCCACGCACGGTCTCTTCCACCTCCTGCGCGAGCTTTTTCAACGCATCGTCGGAGACGTCCCGCCCCTGGCAAGCTCGGCGGACGCCGCGAATGAGCTTTTCGCGGCTGAAATCCTCAGAGATGCCGTTGCGCTTGACCACCCGGAGGACGGCCTTCTCAATGGTCGTAAACCGACCGCTGCATTCGGTGCACTCCCGACGCCGCCGGATGGACGTTCCGGCGTCGATCACGCGAGAGTCAATCACCCGCGACTGTTGATGGTGGCAAAAGGGGCAATACACGGCGAACGGGTTTCCTTTCCAGCCAGGCTTCTTCGCTTATGAGCGTAGTGTGCGCTGCTGCCTCCGGTGACGAGACGTCGACGGTGTGCTTGGCGGGCGTCTGCGATGGTTGGAGCTGCTTAGGGGCGCGCGGCGGTGACGGTCTGCGCATCCTCAGGAAACTGCAGTACACCGCTGTATCCAAAGCCTGCTACACCGCTGAGGACCATCAAAGCACCGAAAAGGAGGCCTAGAATCATCGTTCGACGTTCCTCGTTGGTCGAGTCATCGGATGCATCAGAGAACGACGATGAACGAACACAGGAACGTACATGAGACCCGCCAAAGGTGGCTGGGCGAAGGGTGCGGACAGACCGAACGCGCCAGCAATGAACACCGCCTACCGGTCCGTCCCACTGCGCCGCTGGAGCCACCTCCTGCCCAGAAGATACTGGATAAACCTGATTAAGCAGATCACCGTCGCGCGACATTGCCATACCACCCTTCTTCCGAGACGGGGCTTTCCGGTTAGCTACACGCAGTATAGGAGGGCCCCGATACCCTGACCGTGAGATTCGGCCAGACGTTCGACCTTCGTTGACATGTTCGAAGCGTAGACCCATGAGGCCAGTTTGTCTACCCCGTGGGTAGAACGTCGAACACACTGGCGGTTTTGTGGTAAACATGACGGTAACGAAAGATGCCACCGTGACGTCCATCGTCAGTCACGTCCGGCTTACACATCCACTCCCGAAGGAGATCCCATGTCCCCCGCCCCTCGCAACAGCCGCCGTAAGCCCGATCCGGCCACCTTGACCGCCCGCCAACGCCGGATCTTGGAGGTGATCCGCGACGCCGTACTACTGCGCGGCTACGCGCCGACCATCCGCGAAATCGGCGACGCGGTGGGGCTGAAGTCCACCTCCTCGGTGGCCTACCAGTTGTCCACCCTGGAAGAGCGGGGCTTCTTGAGGCGAGACCCCAACAAGCCGCGAGCGGTCGATATTCGCCACCTCCACAACACCGACGCTCCGGATCCGGTTTCCCGCCACGCGGATGAGTCCGTCCCCGACGATGCGTCGACCCCGAGCTATATCCCGGTGATCGGCCGGATCGCAGCTGGTAACCCCATCCTCGCTGAACAGAACGTGGAGGGTCACCTGCCGTTGCCCTCCGAACTCGTCGGCGACGGCGACCTGTACATGCTTCGAGTGGTGGGTGAGTCGATGAAGAACGGCGGGATCCTCGACGGAGACTGGGTAGTAGTCCGCTCCCAGCCGGTCGCCGAGGAGGGCGAATACGTCGCCGCGATGATCGACGGGGAAGCCACGGTTAAGGAACTTCACCGAGACCGCAGTGGCACGTGGCTGCTCCCCAAGAATGAGGCCTTCGATGCGATCCCGGGCGACGACGCCGAGATCCTGGGCAAAGTGGTAGCGGTCTTCCGTCGGCTCTAAAGCACCGATTTAACCGGTATCCACCGCGGCCACCACCTTTCACTGGGCCCATTCGGGGGTAATCGGGCACCTTTTCCTCGGTTCACGCGTTGAATCGGTAGTAGTACCAAAAGGCATTCGGACAGTGAATGGAGCCGCATGTACGCAGAAGAGCGACGCCGCCAGATCGCATCCCTTACCGCCGTCGAAGGGCGGGTCAACGTCACGGAGCTCTCCGAGCGCTTCGACGTCACGGCGGAGACCATCCGGCGTGACTTGGCAGCGCTGGACAAAGAAGGCGTCGTCCACCGCGTTCACGGTGGCGCGGTGGCCAGTCAGTCATTCCAGACCACCGAGTTTTCACTCGATACCCGTTCCCGCTCTGCCCAAACAGCGAAGCTCTCTATCGCCCGCGCGGCTTTGAGGTTCCTGCCCAACCCGGGCGGGTCTGTGTTCCTCGACTCCGGTACCACCACCAATGCCATGGCGGAACTGATGGTCGAGTCCGCCACCGGCCCGCAGTATTCGATCGTCACCAACTCGCTGCCCATAGCGCTGTACTTGTCCACCAAGAACGCTCCCGACGTTCAATTGCTCGGTGGAACCGTGCGGGCCATCACCCAGGCCGTGGTGGGCGACCCGGCACTGCGAACCCTGGCGCTTATGCGTGCCGACGTGGCCTTCATCGGCACGAACGCGCTCACCCTGGACCACGGGCTGTCGACTGCGGACCCGCAGGAGGCCTCTGTGAAGTCGGCGATGGTTATCAACGCCCACAAGGTGGTTGTGCTGTGTGACTCGACGAAGCTGGGCAATGACTACCTGGTCAGCTTCGCTCCGACGACAAGTATCGATGCCCTCATTACCGACGCCAACGCCCCGGAATCCTTCCTTGAAGGCCTACGCGAGCGCGAGATCGAGGTCGTAATTGCCTCGTCGAACCTGGATTAGACCAGTCAATTTGGACAATCACACCCACCTTGGCCAGGATTAATGAAGAAACAACTCACGTGACGTGGGCGCCTGCCCACGTTCACCCCGCCCCATTGACCAGGAGCTAGCCTTCGTGATCGTGACGCTGACGCCCAATCCAAGCATCGACGTCACTATGGAACTCACCGCGCCCCTGAGTACGGACACGGTCAACCGGGCACAGTCGCTACGCCAGGCGGCCGGCGGGAAGGGGATCAACGTCTCTCATGTTGCTTATCTTTCCGGCCAGGAGACGTTGGCGCTCTACCCGAGCCAGCACCAGGACCCTTTCGTCTCTCTGATTGAGCAAAGCGGTATTCCTTCCCGACGCGTCGCCGTGAATGCACCGGTACGGATCAACGTCACCATCACCGATGACCGCTCGACCGCGAAGGTGAACAGCCCCGGTACTGCCGTGCCGGCGGATACGTCGGAGATATTGATTTCCGCTTTGCTCGAACACGTCGATGCCGCCAACATTATCGTCGCTGCCGGGTCGCTGCCGCCGGGACTACCTGAGGACTTCTATGGCCGATTGGTCAGCGAGGTTCGGGCCCGCAATGCCGACGTCATTATCGCCGTCGATACTTCCGACGGCCCGCTGCGTGCACTGGGCGATGATCTTTCGGTAGCGGCACCGACGATTATGAAGCCGAACAGCCATGAACTGGGCCAGCTCATCGGCACCAACGGGCGCAACCTCGAAGAATTGGCGCTGGCTGGACACGTTGGCCCCATCGTCGAGGGCGCCGCTCGCCTCGTCGATCAAGGCGTTCACGAGGTGCTGGTCACCCTCGGCCCCGCCGGCGGGGTGTTGGTCACTGATTCCGGAGCCTGGAAGATTACTCCCCCACCAGCCCGGGTCCGCACCACGGTGGGCACCGGGGATGCGTCGCTGGCCGGGTATCTCATCGGCCGTGCAGCGGGGAGAACCTGCCCCGACGCAGCTCGCCAAGCGATCGCCTTTGGCACCGCCACCGCCAGCCTGCTTGGCACGGCGTTTCCCGACAGCTCGGTTATCGACCTTGAGCGTACCGAGGTCGTGCAGCTTGTCTGAGACCAGTAGCGCCGACGGTAGGTGACGTAGACCCCAACCTGCGCTTAGGATGGAGCCAGTTAACAACCTCGAAGTCCGAGAGAGGATCCTTCGCCGTGGCTTCCACCACCGTCACTGTCGGCTCTACCGTCGGTCTGCACGCCCGCCCAGCGGCTCTCATTGCCGAGGCCGCCGCGGGATTCGACGATGTCGTGCTCTTGCACCTTGTCGGTGACGAGGGAGAGGACGACGCCGACGCCTCTTCCACACTCATGATTATGGCGATGGGCGCCCGCTGCGGCGATGAGGTCACGGTCCGCAGCGCCAACCCACTGGCCGTGAAAAAGGTCGCCGCTCTCATCGCAGCGGAGCTTTCTTAAGCCTCCCTCTCCAGCGGCCCAACGGCCGCTGGCCTAGTTGTTCTTCAGCGACACTACGTAGCGCCCCTCACCGAGGTGGCGGTAGCACCACATGAGGATCGGGTAGCCAACGAGGATGCCCACGGACCCCCACGCGATTCCCTCCAGCGGAACCCCGAACACCGGCAGGGTGAGATTTCCGATGCCCGCAATCATCGCCACTGCGGCCGCGGCAAGGTTGACCGGGTGCGCCAGGTCGACCTTGTTATCCATCCAAACCCTCACGCCGAGCAGGCCGATCATGCCGTACAGCATGAGGGTCGCTCCGCCGAGCACACCGGTGGGAATGGTGAAGATCAAGGCCCCAAACTTCGGGATGAACGCGAGGGCGATCGCGAAGAGCGCAGCCACCCAATACGCCGCCGTGGAGTAGACACGAGTGGCCGCCATGACGCCGATGTTCTCCGCGTAGGTGGTGGTACCGGAACCGCCGAAGCCGCCGGCCAGGGTGGTAGCCAGGCCGTCGCCGATGAGGGCGCGACCAGAGAGATCGTCGACGTTGCGCCCCGTCATGGCGCTGACCGACTTAACATGGCCGACGTTCTCCGCGATGAGCAC
Above is a genomic segment from Corynebacterium uterequi containing:
- the nrdR gene encoding transcriptional regulator NrdR — encoded protein: MYCPFCHHQQSRVIDSRVIDAGTSIRRRRECTECSGRFTTIEKAVLRVVKRNGISEDFSREKLIRGVRRACQGRDVSDDALKKLAQEVEETVRGKGSSLVHANDIGLAVLEPLRKLDEVAYLRFASVYKSFESAKDFEAEIRAMRRHDHRDEV
- a CDS encoding DeoR/GlpR family DNA-binding transcription regulator, whose translation is MYAEERRRQIASLTAVEGRVNVTELSERFDVTAETIRRDLAALDKEGVVHRVHGGAVASQSFQTTEFSLDTRSRSAQTAKLSIARAALRFLPNPGGSVFLDSGTTTNAMAELMVESATGPQYSIVTNSLPIALYLSTKNAPDVQLLGGTVRAITQAVVGDPALRTLALMRADVAFIGTNALTLDHGLSTADPQEASVKSAMVINAHKVVVLCDSTKLGNDYLVSFAPTTSIDALITDANAPESFLEGLREREIEVVIASSNLD
- a CDS encoding HPr family phosphocarrier protein, with the protein product MASTTVTVGSTVGLHARPAALIAEAAAGFDDVVLLHLVGDEGEDDADASSTLMIMAMGARCGDEVTVRSANPLAVKKVAALIAAELS
- a CDS encoding 1-phosphofructokinase family hexose kinase — translated: MTLTPNPSIDVTMELTAPLSTDTVNRAQSLRQAAGGKGINVSHVAYLSGQETLALYPSQHQDPFVSLIEQSGIPSRRVAVNAPVRINVTITDDRSTAKVNSPGTAVPADTSEILISALLEHVDAANIIVAAGSLPPGLPEDFYGRLVSEVRARNADVIIAVDTSDGPLRALGDDLSVAAPTIMKPNSHELGQLIGTNGRNLEELALAGHVGPIVEGAARLVDQGVHEVLVTLGPAGGVLVTDSGAWKITPPPARVRTTVGTGDASLAGYLIGRAAGRTCPDAARQAIAFGTATASLLGTAFPDSSVIDLERTEVVQLV
- the hrpA gene encoding ATP-dependent RNA helicase HrpA, producing MTVNESPRSKRDLIAILPHLRLADERAFRRRLGKARSAQALTEIGLEIDEARARVAAIDAGIPDITYPEQLPVSARREDIMEAIAGNQVVIIAGETGSGKTTQIPKMCLELGRGRRGLIGHTQPRRLAARTVAERIAEELGQDIGDSVGYAIRFDDRVSATSAVKLMTDGILLAEMQRDRFLNAYDTIIIDEAHERSLNIDFLLGYLKRLLPKRPDLKVIITSATIDPERFAEHFAAADGTPAPIIEVSGRTYPVEIRYRPLETEQGGRLVEQDPLDGLCDAIEELMAEGPGDILCFFPGERDIRDAMEAIAARRWRGVEATPLFGRLSNQEQHRVFSPHAGRRIVLATNIAETSLTVPGIHYVVDTGTARISRYSTRTKVQRLPIEAISQASANQRSGRCGRVADGIAIRLYSEEDFASRPEFTDPEILRTNLASVILQMISLRLGAVEDFPFVQPPEAKAVRDGLLLLRELGALTPEESHGLPVLTRIGRDLARLPVDPRMARMLVEADRRGVTADVMVLVAAMTIQDVRERPLEKQAQADQAHARFKDPQSDFLATLKLWDYIDASRDDLSGNAFRKRMKNEYLHYMRIREWYDLVRQLRDVTRSMGWQARQNQSVNRDAESIHRSLLSGLLSNIGARDDREASPARSGNKKPKAGREYQGPRGTRFMIFPGSSLAKKPPEFVMAGELVETSRLWAREVAAIEPAWVEELAGDLIRRVYSEPSWSRKQGAAIAHEKAMLYGVTIYADRTVPYHRVDAPAARDMFIRHALVEGDWSTHHSFYRDNQQALTDAAALEDKARRRGLVADEDSLFEFYDRRIPPTVTTAAHFNSWWKKQQHKDPDLLRFDPQALLSEEADAVTEEAFPDTWRAGSVPFELTYVFEPGDPRDGVTVRIPVPMLAGIDAADFEWLVPGLREELLTELIRSLPKALRRSVVPAPDFARRAVDKLIPFESPITTQLADVLRELGGSGINGTDFQPAKLPPHLRMTYAAVDRRGRVIDSDKDLDALRERREQQIRSSVSKAARVAESEVVRTWTADNLGAVPKTVTTSVDGHRVDAYPALSITHDGVEVKVFPTEAAAERSLLTANLTMLMRAISVNTNQMVKGLPLKQRVAVDRYPHGGAEGLVEDARVAAIRDSMRAHGGPVRDPEAFETLRAAVAPDVPGLVRQSVVSVAGALVLYHRVREELARWTGPGIDDMTAQLDFLLPARAITVHGMDNLKHLPRYLQAMSMRLDDMGLDPDRDADRQDEIDEVIAYLRAKLRALPADRAKQPAVKRILWDLQELRVSLFAQRLGTARQVSARRVRKAIDALS
- the lexA gene encoding transcriptional repressor LexA; amino-acid sequence: MSPAPRNSRRKPDPATLTARQRRILEVIRDAVLLRGYAPTIREIGDAVGLKSTSSVAYQLSTLEERGFLRRDPNKPRAVDIRHLHNTDAPDPVSRHADESVPDDASTPSYIPVIGRIAAGNPILAEQNVEGHLPLPSELVGDGDLYMLRVVGESMKNGGILDGDWVVVRSQPVAEEGEYVAAMIDGEATVKELHRDRSGTWLLPKNEAFDAIPGDDAEILGKVVAVFRRL